A genome region from Sphingobium sp. WTD-1 includes the following:
- a CDS encoding LexA family transcriptional regulator, with protein sequence MRQTETDYVQNMANFFREERIKLGWSTKELAEAARAIAMREGRSISLSQQTISAFEQGKAKRAPSWAQYVASALGNGALAAKEFESFEEIGQRSVLVECLPTYAGAGGGGTGEGDVPQVSFSRDLVEYELRATPADLVAIQIEGNSMDPDFQSGDQLLVDKRKRTLAQPGAFCLWDGDGYVVKYLEKIPGSEPQKVRVISRNEIFSTSERLAEEISILGRVVWFARRV encoded by the coding sequence ATGCGTCAGACTGAAACCGATTACGTGCAAAACATGGCCAACTTTTTCCGCGAGGAGCGGATTAAGCTGGGATGGTCCACGAAAGAGCTCGCCGAAGCGGCACGGGCTATAGCCATGCGCGAAGGGCGTTCGATCTCGCTTTCGCAGCAGACCATATCCGCTTTCGAGCAGGGCAAAGCAAAGCGGGCGCCCAGTTGGGCGCAGTATGTTGCGAGCGCTTTGGGCAACGGCGCGCTGGCCGCAAAAGAGTTCGAATCTTTCGAGGAAATCGGGCAGCGATCCGTCCTGGTCGAATGTCTGCCGACCTACGCAGGCGCAGGCGGCGGCGGGACCGGCGAAGGCGATGTTCCTCAGGTCTCCTTCTCGAGAGATCTGGTGGAATATGAACTTCGCGCCACGCCAGCAGACTTGGTAGCGATCCAGATTGAGGGAAACTCAATGGACCCGGATTTTCAGTCTGGCGATCAGCTACTCGTAGACAAACGCAAGCGAACACTCGCCCAGCCTGGTGCCTTTTGCCTCTGGGACGGCGATGGCTACGTCGTCAAATATTTGGAGAAGATACCCGGATCAGAACCTCAGAAGGTCCGGGTCATCAGTCGGAATGAGATATTTTCCACCTCAGAAAGATTGGCTGAGGAAATCAGCATCTTAGGCCGGGTAGTCTGGTTCGCCCGCCGCGTCTGA
- a CDS encoding YdaS family helix-turn-helix protein, which produces MSPYEAFQAAIVAANGQTAFGRIIGVSQQRVWNWLQAGKPLPADYVLAAEAGTGISRHLLRPDIYPVPAEAE; this is translated from the coding sequence ATGTCCCCTTATGAAGCATTTCAGGCCGCGATCGTGGCCGCGAACGGTCAAACCGCCTTTGGGCGGATCATTGGCGTGTCTCAACAACGTGTCTGGAACTGGTTGCAGGCGGGAAAGCCTCTGCCCGCTGACTACGTCCTTGCGGCCGAGGCGGGGACCGGCATCAGCCGCCATCTTCTGCGGCCTGATATTTATCCCGTTCCCGCCGAGGCGGAGTGA
- a CDS encoding AAA family ATPase, producing MSVARDFDDMERDMGGDAVRAALDAARWPGPETPDYDDQPSAAMPQQSAVSATPYRWREPQSIPRRPWIFGHHHMRGQVGGKFAPGATGKTTHEIATCLSMATGRSFLGPKVWGGPKRVWLWNLEDNGDELARIIQGTAKHWGISEADIGGRLFVDSGLEGATLSLARQTGFEGLVINEPLVGALVRELLDREIDYLTVDPFVSSHSVEENDNGAIDAVVKKWAYVAQAANCAISLTHHVNKAAKPGEITSDAARGASSLVAACRSALVLNRMTADEAKGWGILDEDRRRYFRVYDDKNNRAPPASKSEWFHLVSVDLGNVGDDGFPADSVGVVTPWTPPDAFEDVRIEHLTKVQEEIHRRGNVRASPQSNRWVGHIVAEVLDLDQKDDADRRKINSIIRQWVMNGALKEVTQPDSNGDPRPFIEVGRWTLNSGRSDEPAPRKSEVRTGAGGTENSPALQKSKGADRYGSSQRWNNDWPSSNRRPAQRNPLQDAYREALPERGNSTEKEES from the coding sequence ATGAGCGTGGCGCGAGACTTCGACGACATGGAGCGGGATATGGGCGGCGATGCTGTGCGCGCGGCGCTTGACGCGGCGCGCTGGCCTGGGCCTGAAACTCCCGATTATGATGATCAGCCGAGCGCGGCAATGCCGCAGCAATCGGCCGTCAGTGCTACGCCGTACAGGTGGCGCGAACCGCAGTCTATCCCGCGGCGGCCATGGATATTCGGCCATCATCATATGCGCGGCCAGGTGGGGGGAAAGTTCGCGCCCGGCGCCACCGGCAAGACAACGCATGAAATCGCAACCTGCCTGTCTATGGCGACGGGACGGAGCTTTCTTGGCCCCAAGGTCTGGGGCGGCCCCAAGCGGGTCTGGCTCTGGAACCTCGAAGACAATGGTGACGAGCTGGCTCGGATCATTCAAGGCACCGCGAAACACTGGGGGATCAGCGAGGCCGACATTGGCGGCCGATTGTTCGTTGATAGCGGTCTGGAGGGTGCGACACTGTCGCTGGCCCGGCAAACAGGCTTTGAGGGCCTTGTTATCAATGAGCCCTTGGTAGGCGCGCTGGTGCGGGAATTGCTTGATCGCGAGATCGATTATCTCACAGTCGATCCATTCGTGTCGTCACATAGCGTAGAGGAAAATGACAACGGCGCGATCGATGCTGTCGTCAAGAAATGGGCTTATGTCGCCCAGGCCGCGAACTGTGCGATCAGCCTGACGCACCACGTCAACAAGGCGGCGAAGCCCGGTGAGATAACCTCAGATGCCGCGCGCGGCGCGTCGTCGCTTGTCGCAGCCTGCCGGTCGGCCCTGGTGCTGAACCGCATGACGGCTGACGAGGCCAAAGGCTGGGGCATCCTAGACGAGGATCGGCGCCGCTATTTTCGTGTCTATGACGACAAGAACAATCGCGCGCCTCCGGCCAGCAAGTCCGAGTGGTTCCACCTTGTCTCGGTCGATCTAGGCAATGTGGGCGATGATGGCTTTCCGGCTGACAGCGTGGGCGTGGTCACGCCATGGACGCCGCCGGACGCCTTTGAAGATGTCCGCATCGAGCACCTCACGAAAGTGCAGGAGGAAATCCACCGGCGCGGCAACGTGCGAGCCAGCCCGCAATCGAACCGCTGGGTGGGCCATATCGTCGCGGAGGTTCTCGATCTGGACCAGAAGGACGATGCCGATCGGAGGAAGATCAATTCCATCATCCGCCAATGGGTGATGAACGGGGCTCTCAAGGAGGTCACGCAGCCAGATAGCAATGGCGACCCGCGCCCCTTCATAGAGGTTGGCCGCTGGACTCTAAATTCCGGGCGGTCGGACGAACCCGCACCTCGAAAATCGGAGGTGCGGACAGGTGCGGGTGGTACGGAAAATTCACCCGCACTGCAAAAAAGCAAAGGTGCGGACAGGTACGGGTCCAGCCAGCGCTGGAACAATGACTGGCCAAGTTCAAATCGTCGCCCGGCCCAGCGCAATCCCCTTCAAGATGCTTACCGCGAAGCACTCCCAGAGCGCGGTAATTCAACGGAAAAGGAGGAAAGCTGA
- a CDS encoding HNH endonuclease signature motif containing protein: MRSRPPSLKQKPRAKAWASTRKSRQERGYGREHDRMREIVLREEPLCRPCHARGRITPATIADHIKPLSEGGSGERENYQGICKPCHDVKTAEEAARARGAQPPRLRMDIGADGWPKQ; encoded by the coding sequence ATGCGCAGCCGCCCGCCTAGCCTCAAGCAGAAGCCCCGCGCCAAGGCGTGGGCCAGCACCCGCAAGAGCAGGCAGGAGCGCGGATATGGCCGAGAGCATGACCGCATGCGGGAGATCGTGCTGAGGGAGGAGCCGCTGTGCCGGCCATGCCACGCGCGCGGACGCATCACCCCGGCGACCATAGCCGACCATATCAAGCCGCTGAGCGAAGGCGGCTCAGGCGAGCGCGAGAACTATCAGGGCATCTGCAAGCCCTGTCATGACGTCAAGACAGCAGAAGAAGCGGCCCGCGCCCGTGGCGCCCAGCCGCCGCGCCTGCGCATGGACATAGGGGCAGACGGATGGCCGAAGCAGTGA
- a CDS encoding terminase large subunit encodes MARSQQIASPATAPETGRDFAAIALAYAKRAAADKQQVHHCKWVRLAGQRHLDDLKRSKQKDWPYKFDPWYANDVCDFIEGLPHVEGRWETPTLTLEPAQIFILAMVFGWREKATGLRRFTDTYIEMARKGAKSTLTAGVVLYCTCCEDEPGPLVLIGATTGAQAQKVFNPAKLMVQKTPDLQEAFALKAWARAITCDMNGGTIQTINSKSATQDGHNPHLAVLDELHAHKDRGLYDVVHSADGARRNPLYWKITTAGYILDGVCFEQRTFTTKMLERSLIADHVFGIIFTLDGPKDFTPERKVGDDPYDEKNWPKANPLMPITPSLASMRRLAVKAKGAPGEEGEFFTKRLNRWMSAATAWLSVPQWIACGDSSLRLRDFAGLDCDIGADLAHKSDLTAVALSAVTADDQLLLKTWFFLPEAVLNREGQSDRNNVTLYRQWHKEGKLILTPGDWVDQKRVERLIRRLKSVLRVNKAVFDHFAAAEEMAVRLNDDLDDGNGFASILPKNAKNVTDPARNLENRVIGGPHLLRHDNNPVMTWCVGNAVVDRRIDGSILPKKETPMSMSKIDGVDATVHSLAPKMLPEEQESLDDTIARLKAQLAGAA; translated from the coding sequence ATGGCGCGAAGCCAGCAAATCGCTTCGCCCGCAACGGCGCCGGAAACCGGTCGTGACTTTGCCGCTATCGCGCTGGCCTATGCCAAGCGCGCGGCGGCAGACAAGCAACAGGTCCATCACTGCAAATGGGTCCGCCTGGCGGGCCAGCGTCATCTGGACGATCTGAAGCGATCGAAGCAGAAGGACTGGCCTTACAAGTTCGACCCTTGGTATGCGAACGACGTCTGCGATTTCATTGAAGGCCTGCCCCATGTCGAGGGGCGCTGGGAAACGCCGACGCTGACGCTTGAGCCGGCTCAGATTTTCATCCTCGCCATGGTGTTCGGCTGGCGGGAAAAGGCGACCGGCCTGCGCCGCTTCACCGACACCTATATCGAGATGGCGAGAAAGGGCGCCAAGTCGACGCTGACTGCTGGTGTCGTCCTCTACTGCACATGCTGCGAGGACGAACCGGGGCCGCTTGTTCTGATCGGCGCGACCACCGGCGCCCAGGCGCAGAAGGTTTTCAACCCCGCCAAGCTGATGGTGCAGAAGACGCCGGACCTTCAGGAAGCCTTCGCGCTGAAAGCGTGGGCGCGGGCGATCACCTGCGACATGAACGGCGGGACGATCCAGACCATCAATTCCAAGTCCGCGACGCAGGACGGGCACAATCCCCACCTGGCGGTTCTGGACGAGTTGCACGCCCATAAGGATCGCGGCCTCTACGACGTGGTTCATTCCGCCGACGGCGCCCGGCGCAACCCGCTTTATTGGAAGATCACGACGGCCGGCTATATTTTGGACGGCGTCTGCTTCGAGCAACGGACCTTCACGACGAAGATGCTGGAGCGGTCGCTGATCGCGGATCACGTCTTCGGCATCATCTTCACCTTGGATGGCCCCAAGGATTTCACCCCGGAGCGGAAGGTCGGGGACGATCCCTACGACGAAAAGAACTGGCCCAAAGCCAACCCGCTGATGCCGATCACGCCCAGCCTCGCATCAATGCGACGGCTGGCTGTGAAGGCGAAGGGCGCGCCGGGCGAGGAGGGCGAATTCTTCACCAAGCGCCTGAATCGGTGGATGTCCGCCGCGACAGCTTGGCTGAGCGTGCCGCAGTGGATCGCATGCGGCGATAGCAGTCTCCGGCTCCGCGACTTCGCCGGGCTGGATTGCGACATCGGCGCCGACCTTGCGCACAAGAGCGATCTCACTGCGGTGGCGCTTTCCGCTGTCACCGCCGACGATCAGTTGCTGCTCAAGACATGGTTCTTCCTGCCTGAGGCGGTGCTGAACCGAGAAGGGCAGAGCGACCGCAACAATGTGACGCTCTATCGCCAGTGGCACAAAGAGGGAAAGCTGATCCTCACGCCGGGCGACTGGGTCGATCAGAAGCGTGTCGAGCGCCTGATCCGCCGGCTGAAATCGGTCCTGCGGGTCAACAAAGCGGTGTTCGACCATTTCGCCGCGGCGGAAGAGATGGCCGTGAGGCTCAATGACGATCTGGACGATGGCAACGGCTTCGCCTCCATCCTGCCCAAGAACGCCAAGAACGTCACCGACCCGGCGCGCAACTTAGAAAACCGTGTGATCGGCGGCCCGCATTTGCTCCGCCACGACAACAATCCGGTGATGACATGGTGCGTCGGCAATGCGGTCGTTGACCGCCGTATCGATGGCTCGATCTTGCCGAAGAAGGAGACGCCAATGTCGATGAGCAAGATCGATGGCGTTGATGCGACCGTGCATTCGCTCGCGCCGAAGATGCTGCCGGAAGAGCAGGAGAGCCTGGACGACACGATCGCCCGCCTGAAAGCTCAGCTCGCAGGCGCCGCCTGA
- a CDS encoding phage portal protein has translation MGIGTWVGSTLRLFGTGQNGKLSGAPEDEPSRKAIAYGSRIDSAGQSVTAKTTLGLPAAWACVRLKSDVVGSMGMGVFEKSADGGRKSRPDHWLYDLVHEEPNRDQTPAEFWAGQVAAMDLWGNAYAEKETLGGRVTALTPIAPDLVTVKRNRFNERVYIYQDRGKAEELPADKVFHLRGLTLGGDVGLSAIEFGRRTLGSAMAANKTAADTFRSGLQIAGFMETASVSMKPDQRADLMAIFDAWSSEAMRGRVVPLEKDFKFHGLKMNPAEVQLLESRGWDVEEICRWFGVLPMLIGHAAKGQTMWGSGIEQLLLGWQTLLLNPLLTNIQQAVKKQLLPAAERKKVYPEINREALMAADSAARAALYSAFGQNGVMTRGEMRNRENLPSLPGDDFLTVQSNLVPLDMLGQVNAPEQGARSALMNLLFGGDFDAAIDSRLDAKLNARPHRKE, from the coding sequence ATGGGTATCGGCACTTGGGTCGGGTCCACGCTTCGCCTTTTCGGCACCGGCCAGAACGGCAAGCTGAGCGGCGCACCGGAGGATGAGCCGTCGCGCAAGGCGATTGCTTATGGGTCGCGCATCGACAGCGCGGGCCAGTCGGTCACCGCCAAGACGACTTTGGGCCTTCCTGCCGCCTGGGCATGCGTCCGGCTTAAATCAGATGTCGTCGGCTCGATGGGCATGGGCGTGTTCGAGAAGTCCGCTGACGGCGGCCGGAAATCGCGCCCGGATCACTGGCTATACGATCTCGTCCATGAGGAGCCGAACCGCGATCAGACCCCCGCCGAATTCTGGGCAGGACAGGTCGCCGCGATGGATCTCTGGGGCAACGCCTATGCCGAAAAGGAGACGCTGGGCGGCCGGGTGACGGCGCTAACGCCGATCGCGCCGGACCTCGTGACCGTCAAGCGGAACCGCTTCAATGAGCGGGTCTATATCTATCAGGATCGCGGCAAAGCCGAGGAGTTGCCGGCGGACAAGGTTTTCCACCTGCGCGGCCTGACCCTGGGCGGCGATGTCGGGCTTTCCGCGATCGAATTCGGGCGGCGGACACTGGGCAGCGCCATGGCTGCCAACAAGACGGCTGCCGACACTTTCCGCAGCGGGCTCCAGATCGCGGGCTTCATGGAGACGGCTTCGGTCAGCATGAAGCCCGATCAGCGCGCCGACCTAATGGCGATCTTTGATGCATGGAGCAGCGAGGCGATGCGCGGTCGCGTCGTGCCGCTGGAGAAGGATTTCAAATTCCACGGCCTCAAGATGAACCCGGCCGAGGTTCAGTTGCTGGAATCTCGCGGCTGGGATGTCGAGGAAATCTGTCGCTGGTTCGGCGTGTTGCCGATGCTTATCGGGCACGCGGCAAAGGGCCAGACGATGTGGGGCAGTGGTATCGAGCAACTGTTGCTCGGCTGGCAGACGCTGCTGCTCAATCCGCTGCTGACCAACATCCAGCAGGCGGTCAAGAAGCAGCTATTGCCTGCCGCCGAACGCAAGAAGGTCTATCCCGAGATTAACCGCGAAGCGCTGATGGCCGCCGACAGTGCGGCCCGCGCCGCCTTGTATTCGGCCTTCGGACAGAACGGCGTGATGACGCGCGGCGAGATGCGCAACCGCGAAAACCTGCCCTCGCTGCCGGGCGACGATTTCCTGACGGTGCAATCGAACCTCGTCCCGCTCGACATGCTTGGCCAGGTCAACGCGCCAGAACAGGGCGCCCGATCGGCGCTGATGAACCTGCTTTTCGGCGGCGACTTCGACGCCGCCATCGATAGCCGCCTTGACGCGAAGCTGAACGCCCGGCCGCATAGAAAGGAATGA
- a CDS encoding HK97 family phage prohead protease — translation MRLHPEYGRKHSGALKVRDFDFEIKAVSEDGKFNGYGSVWDVVDSYQEVVAKGAFTESLAELAAKGRPVPVLWQHRSSEPIGAWSNLKEDDHGLFGEGQILLDAGDTEKRAYAHMKARTVTGLSIGYWVRESSYDEKTGIRTLTKLDLVEISLVTFPANDDARIEAVKFKLAHGELPTDREFEKFLREAGFSKSRAAGLVSHGLTDLRRRESEREMTITPALKGLSDTLAGFSLKSA, via the coding sequence ATGCGCCTGCATCCTGAATATGGCCGCAAGCACAGCGGCGCCCTCAAGGTCCGCGACTTCGATTTCGAGATCAAGGCGGTCTCGGAAGACGGTAAGTTCAACGGCTATGGTTCCGTCTGGGACGTGGTCGACAGCTATCAGGAAGTCGTCGCCAAGGGGGCCTTCACCGAGAGCCTGGCCGAACTGGCTGCGAAGGGCCGCCCGGTGCCCGTGCTGTGGCAGCATCGCAGCAGCGAGCCGATCGGCGCATGGTCGAACCTGAAGGAAGACGATCACGGTCTGTTCGGCGAAGGACAGATCCTGCTTGATGCCGGCGACACGGAAAAGCGCGCCTATGCCCATATGAAGGCCCGCACCGTAACCGGCCTGTCCATCGGCTATTGGGTGCGGGAATCGTCCTATGACGAAAAGACCGGCATCCGCACCCTGACAAAGCTCGACCTTGTCGAGATCAGCCTCGTGACCTTTCCCGCAAATGATGATGCGCGGATCGAAGCCGTCAAATTCAAGCTCGCCCACGGCGAACTGCCCACCGATCGCGAATTTGAGAAGTTCCTGCGGGAGGCAGGTTTCTCGAAAAGCCGGGCCGCTGGCCTCGTCAGCCATGGCCTTACCGACCTGCGCCGGAGGGAGTCCGAGCGCGAAATGACGATCACCCCGGCCCTCAAGGGCCTCTCGGACACCCTGGCCGGCTTCTCGCTGAAGTCCGCCTGA
- a CDS encoding phage major capsid protein produces the protein MNMLTSATALAAGARSLEFGRKAAGDDDKTLEGLQKQLGDTLGEVKEFAKEFKAKSEAGEKVSTETKEKADKALSELEGLRGEITELSQKLAQSRRGGDDDQPALKSLGVEVANHDEVRAYVDGGCKGTIGFSVKAVTTAAGSAGGLIRPDRQTDIVGIPRMGLRVRDLLTPGRTDGNSIEFAKQVTRTNNAAPVAEGAQKPESVYEWDVDDAPVRTIAHWVPVSRQAMDDIPQLESLIDGELRWGLDDVEDAELLLGDGTGQHLNGLYTQATAYAQPSGVSISGETKIDRLRLAILQVELADFAPDGIVIHPTQWANIELTKDAAGGYIFANPQGVAGPVLWGRPVVSTKRIGANNFLTGNFKLAGQIFDRMDTEVRISDQDRDNFIKNMLTVRAEKRLALVVRRPAALVKGSLVIA, from the coding sequence ATGAACATGCTGACTTCCGCCACGGCGCTGGCCGCTGGCGCCCGTTCGCTTGAGTTTGGCCGCAAGGCCGCAGGCGACGATGACAAGACGCTGGAGGGCCTCCAGAAGCAGCTGGGCGACACGCTCGGCGAGGTGAAGGAGTTCGCCAAGGAATTCAAGGCGAAGAGCGAGGCCGGTGAAAAGGTCTCGACCGAAACGAAGGAAAAGGCGGACAAGGCCCTATCGGAACTGGAAGGCCTGCGCGGCGAGATCACCGAACTGTCGCAGAAGCTGGCCCAGTCGCGCCGTGGTGGCGATGATGACCAGCCCGCGCTGAAGAGCCTGGGCGTCGAAGTCGCCAATCATGACGAGGTACGCGCCTATGTCGACGGTGGCTGCAAGGGCACCATCGGCTTCAGCGTCAAGGCGGTCACCACGGCGGCCGGCTCTGCCGGCGGCCTGATCCGCCCCGATCGCCAGACCGACATCGTGGGCATCCCCCGCATGGGCCTTCGCGTTCGCGATCTGCTGACGCCCGGCCGCACCGACGGCAACTCGATCGAGTTCGCCAAGCAGGTGACCCGCACCAACAACGCCGCGCCGGTCGCGGAAGGTGCGCAGAAGCCGGAATCGGTCTACGAATGGGACGTGGACGACGCGCCGGTGCGCACGATCGCGCACTGGGTTCCTGTTTCGCGCCAGGCCATGGACGATATCCCGCAGCTGGAAAGCCTGATCGACGGCGAACTGCGCTGGGGCCTGGACGACGTCGAAGATGCTGAGCTTCTGCTTGGCGACGGCACCGGCCAGCACCTGAATGGCCTTTATACCCAGGCGACCGCATATGCGCAGCCGTCGGGCGTCTCGATCTCGGGCGAAACCAAGATCGACCGCCTGCGCCTTGCCATCTTGCAGGTCGAACTGGCTGACTTCGCCCCCGACGGTATCGTCATCCACCCCACCCAGTGGGCGAACATCGAACTGACCAAGGACGCGGCCGGCGGCTATATCTTCGCCAATCCGCAGGGCGTGGCCGGTCCGGTCCTGTGGGGCCGTCCGGTCGTGTCGACCAAGCGCATCGGCGCGAACAACTTCCTGACCGGCAATTTCAAGCTGGCCGGCCAAATCTTCGACCGCATGGATACCGAGGTCCGCATCTCGGATCAGGACCGCGACAACTTCATCAAGAACATGCTCACGGTTCGTGCGGAAAAGCGCCTGGCGCTCGTCGTGCGCCGCCCGGCGGCTCTGGTGAAGGGTTCGCTGGTTATCGCCTGA